The Pagrus major chromosome 10, Pma_NU_1.0 genome contains a region encoding:
- the spag17 gene encoding sperm-associated antigen 17, translated as MPPKPPKKGSAKKSSAVGAAVVNTNWEAGLTTAPFEEESWQACVSLVVGRSPEDEDLIRVLALAAQQPPRKLFTLLTWDSAIAKIHELGNPKAKKADDVPVFYEVTELAKALLDAGEEIPCDLMAKVLKFQLLQIKADDQQRREAVQLEEGKASASKDKKAVKVSGKKGKNPPSPVGLKERTTKLKRRDDVEPPNFIDDEPEDGPQHYILLLGFHQPRLIGALNAIGVHVANVIKLSLKHAQTSEGQQEQHTCEGSEQSLSVSPGLDAEAADHGSEELAAQARKLDLFWSGLRPALDSGPPESKLHDVAQLSYTVPDLPPQFHTQDPEAELEMGIKIFDGVANLIYDCLDWRRQHQHYYLENIKLISVPLVVRSDPQQAEVSPTALLMTPCSKKKPVCEESPPDEETEQPPLSTDVDMRHYANLLDMVPPEACSVPLIFHCILEQVVISTEQSLSTLSHVPEEPKLLTGPGLNHQLLSYMIQSFLPLVHTEEEKSHVLNSLLTLAQNEEDMKSLEKKFGAEETQKTSEQPLVIRHHDERALRLRDVTTVQGFDPAEVEMSMMRLSPVWELIHSVPQQRKGNSCWMAMKQQLQHYCTDDVVSWPEVERLIRQSVFESMPLTGLDGKGVLLNAPGPLGTLEPAHQHAATVIPWDNPLSYAKQQLHNLRTKGPLFLTQDPENTEQISGGVCSQLDLSDIQSCRLRSLFDWHYAEHHDASVFPQVLQSASEEYRCLDTFRGSHNNILYIFCHNPMSPSLQCKEFWDVALHTDVKFRKYLEHVADTISDWTKEEEFKRNLSPTPEGLDSAVEEETLEPVIRKESLKAWKLEQERLKEEEMTKKSKKENTPKGKQQQQLKADKKSKTLSSGKKSRAETACSTAKTPSESIANTAPPVEDNLEVHPTEEPFNGFTGYSMDGKLIHVSGGLQQLFPSDGGHIIVEDVSYVEGSSLMKVAVKKDGHYFCTHINHVVVDPAKRPLQPQDKEPNGKKEDFKVSEPVAMKKVKQGSLSAVLDNGIHLSYSFYGPTGEYIESPQETEGAPETSTFVPLSASSHHSKGTDVDLLPSESHSPSSPTRPPESQPKVCEGQPALRSHPFNSLNLSVPNGLLLQFLREDTQVSSEEQGMLVKQGFPLHGRGVVGQLQDPSLSKELSRIITSQGAVIRYMRDGSTEVLFANGSVSFSHDSGPVWVPDSEVEEEKTLQEAEDNKKEQSSEKEGDAQRGCWLTTTPHGARIHTVGTTHKHIPTTPLLAFKATDPITHEVMLSREDLVVSVQNPDGSRIIEHADGTRITSLYQDRPPNSLQHTGEHPGSATLKSTSECACGCIECVCVTRCADSINENKVDDLCSDGAGKAFAKLSECDERESNVCKNSEESVLVAENGKMSASESEKGSVSTREQVVLVEKEGCATVVMYPERHTAHVFLADGTVITGDNQGAYEVFPSSIGLLEIHSDGKCVYSSDPLVTPSPKGRTPVNQLGSYIMSHTDRVACDVTDPDGNHFQVMEDGRLSVLNFSPAPSTMTQDEEEPEDEADREMARLNAKQREHFPRLFLVHKDGSGTELLSSQTVEELLYQAYSDPTVALLKEPLPDTQDEFGITILKPSHRSVWSQWLLEKQNPDITPPNLRNRSWHDFPRTVVQTKTPGPPFGADMGQGLTLKERSAGSAAQCQPVRSCPKVLEMRELYQHRPFTKLLRNNIDTRLKEYIESLMEREQRLEEMKVKDPRTEEERVHASELLNLVESFAEEEDAGHTFEKRTSVDIVSLYSQGVGAPTEQSDVSEETATVKSDSFASGKESKWTERLSLHRQEMSEEKAYREALRKKNVVPFFHPENIPLYQNLLRTPDMRSLSVDLPPIPKSDSAEAFLKDAPRDSSEILHSPRPLNPTPSQSASRAAGSDRKRKVRPTNPTPQSAGESSLRGSPWPCRSVQVDVTGKPRRTKVRVPTSILSSKPCSVPNQQFPSVEEPVRRKCRPVSLTDPNVTVRGFQLLPSSVDFGMLQEGTTAAITVRMTNVGVNTCRFHVKQPPPATDLRVLYNPWPVDAGSHVELKVQLFALNAVQAGAVEPKKYISHDIIIHTEVDILYLPVTATILPERSYVNWLKDHKSDHSRKGSRIHQTSSSLPDGRPQR; from the exons ATGCCACCAAAGCCACCTAAAAAGGGCTCAGCCAAAAAGTCCAGTGCTGTCGGAGCCGCAGTTGTCAACACGAACTGGGAGGCTGGTCTCACCACAGCACCGTTTGAAGAG GAGTCATGGCAGGCCTGTGTGTCTTTGGTGGTTGGGAGGAGTCCAGAGGACGAGGACCTGATCCGGGTTTTGGCTTTGGCCGCACAGCAACCACCGCGCAAGCTTTTCACCTTGTTGACCTGGGACAGCGCCATTGCAAAG ATCCATGAATTGGGGAATCCCAAAGCAAAGAAAGCTGATGATGTCCCTGTGTTCTATGAG GTTACAGAGCTTGCTAAGGCACTGCTGGATGCAGGAGAGGAGATTCCCTGTGACCTGATGGCAAAAGTTCTGAAGTTCCAGCTGCTACAGATCAAAGCTGATGatcagcagaggagggaggccgTGCAG CTTGAGGAAGGGAAGGCCTCTGCcagcaaagacaaaaaagcGGTCAAGGTCTCTGGTAAAAAGGGAAAGAATCCACCCTCACCTGTGGGACTTAAGGAGAGGACGACCAAGCTGAAACGCAGGGATGATGTCGAGCCACCAAATTTCATAG ATGATGAACCAGAGGATGGTCCTCAGCACTACATCCTGCTGCTTGGCTTCCATCAGCCCCGCCTAATTGGGGCACTTAATGCCATAGGTGTACATGTAGCCAATGTCATCAAGTTGTCCTTGAAGCACGCACAAACCTCTGAGGGGCAGCAGGAACAACACACGTGTGAGGGCAGTGAGCAGAGTCTGAGTGTTTCTCCAGGTCTGGATGCAG AAGCAGCGGATCATGGTAGTGAAGAGCTGGCTGCACAGGCCAGGAAGTTGGATCTATTCTGGTCAGGTCTCAGACCAGCTTTGGACAGTGGGCCACCGGAGTCCAAGCTCCATGATGTGGCTCAGCTCAGCTACACTGTCCCAGATCTCCCTCCTCAGTTCCACACACAGGACCCTGAGGCTGAG TTGGAGATGGGAATCAAAATCTTTGACGGTGTGGCCAATCTCATTTATGACTGTTTGGACTGGCGTAGGCAACATCAGCACTATTACCTGGAAAACATCAAACTCATCAGCGTACCCCTTGTTGTTCGGTCGGATCCACAGCAAGCagag GTTTCGCCGACTGCACTCCTCATGACTCCATGCTCCAAGAAGAAGCCGGTGTGTGAGGAAAGCCCACCAGACGAAG AGACCGAGCAGCCTCCTCTCTCTACTGATGTGGACATGCGTCACTATGCTAACCTACTCGACATGGTTCCTCCTGAAGCCTGCTCTGTGCCTCTAATCTTTCACTGTATACTGGAACAG GTGGTGATTTCAACAGAGCAGTCTTTGTCCACCTTGTCCCATGTCCCTGAGGAGCCAAAACTTCTCACCGGTCCTGGGTTAAACCATCAGCTGCTCAGCTACATGATCCAAAGCTTCTTGCCTCTGGTGcacacagaagaggagaaaagcCACGTGTTAAATAGCTTGCTTACTCTAGCACAGAATGAAGAGGACATGAAG AGTCTAGAGAAGAAGTTTGGAGCAGAGGAGACTCAGAAGACGTCTGAGCAGCCTCTGGTCATCAGACACCATGATGAGAGGGCACTGCGCTTGAGGGATGTCACT ACGGTTCAGGGTTTTGATCCAGCAGAGGTGGAGATGTCCATGATGAGACTGTCTCCAGTGTGGGAGCTGATCCACTCTGTACCTCAGCAGAGAAAGGGCAACTCCTGCTGGATGGCTATGAAACAGCAACTACAACACTACTGCACTGACG ATGTCGTATCATGGCCAGAGGTGGAGCGTCTCATTCGTCAGAGCGTGTTTGAGAGTATGCCGCTGACCGGCCTGGACGGAAAGGGTGTACTACTAAATGCTCCTGGACCGCTGGGAACACTGGAACCAGCACACCAACACGCAGCCACAGTAATCCCCTGGGACAACCCACTTTCCTACGCTAAACAGCAGCTTCATAACCTACGCACTAAAG GTCCATTATTTCTTACTCAAGATCCTGAAAACACAGAG cAGATCAGTGGGGGAGTGTGTAGCCAGTTGGACCTATCTGACATTCAGAGTTGTAGGCTGAGATCTCTGTTTGACTGGCACTATGCTGAACACCACGATGCCTCTGTCTTCCCACAG GTGCTCCAGTCAGCCTCAGAAGAATATCGCTGCTTGGACACTTTCAGAGGAAGTCATAACAACATCctgtacattttctgtcacaATCCAATGAGCCCTTCTCTGCAGTGCAAGGAGTTCTGGGATGTAGCCCTTCATACTGATGTCAAGTTCAG GAAGTATCTGGAGCATGTGGCAGATACCATTTCTGATTGGACAAAAGAGGAGGAATTTAAGAGAAACCTTAGCCCCACTCCTGAAG GACTAGATTctgcagtggaggaggaaaCTCTGGAGCCAGTCATCAGGAAAGAATCCCTTAAA GCGTGGAAGTTGGAGCAGGAGCGACtaaaggaggaagagatgacTAAGAAATCAAAGAAGGAGAATACACCGAAaggcaagcagcagcagcagctgaaggccgacaagaaaagtaaaacactgTCTAGTGGCaaaaagagcagagcagagacggCATGCAGCACAGCAAAGACTCCTTCAGAGTCCATTGCTAACACGGCGCCCCCTGTTGAGGACAACTTAGAAGTACATCCAACAGAGGAACCCTTTAAT GGTTTCACAGGCTACAGCATGGATGGAAAGTTGATCCATGTTTCAGGTGGTCTGCAGCAGCTTTTCCCTTCAGACGGAGGACACATCATTGTGGAGGATGTCAGCTATGTTGAAG GTTCCAGCCTGATGAAAGTGGCTGTGAAGAAGGATGGGCATTATTTCTGCACACACATCAACCATGTTGTCGTTGATCCAGCAAAACGTCCCCTGCAGCCCCAAGACAAAGAACCCAATGGCAAAAAAGAAGACTTTAAAG TGTCAGAGCCTGTGGCCATGAAAAAAGTAAAGCAGGGCTCCCTCTCAGCAGTGTTAGACAATGGAATCCACCTGTCATACAGTTTCTATGGTCCCACAGGAGAATACATAG AGAGTCCCCAGGAAACAGAAGGGGCCCCAGAGACCTCCACCTTTGTCCCTCTCTCCGCCTCCAGCCACCACTCCAAGGGGACAGACGTGGATTTACTTCCCTCTGAGTCCCACAGCCCATCCAGCCCCACCAGACCTCCAGAGTCCCAG CCTAAGGTGTGCGAAGGCCAGCCAGCCTTGCGATCACATCCATTCAACAGCCTCAACCTGTCTGTTCCTAATGGCCTGCTGCTGCAATTTCTGCGAGAGGATACCCAAG TGTCCTCAGAGGAGCAGGGTATGCTGGTGAAACAGGGCTTTCCTCTCCATGGCAGGGGAGTTGTGGGGCAGCTTCAGGACCCCTCTCTCTCCAAAGAACTGTCCCGCATCATCACCAGCCAGGGAGCTGTGATCCGATACATGAGAGATGGCTCAACAGAG GTTCTTTTTGCGAATGGCTCTGTCAGTTTCAGCCATGATTCTGGTCCAGTGTGGGTTCCTGACTCTGAGGTTGAGGAGGAGAAGACCTTGCAAGAAGCTGAGGACAACAAGAAAG AACAGAGCTCAGAGAAGGAGGGTGATGCTCAGAGAGGGTGTTGGTTAACTACGACTCCACATGGAGCGCGCATCCACACTGTGGggaccacacacaaacacatacccACCACGCCTCTTCTGGCCTTCAAGGCTACAGACCCCATCACCCATGAG GTGATGCTGAGCCGAGAGGATCTGGTGGTTTCTGTCCAGAACCCAGACGGATCTCGAATCATCGAACATGCAGACGGAACCAGGATCACCAGTCTTTACCAAGACAGACCACCAAACTCACTGCAACACACAG GGGAGCATCCTGGGAGTGCGACCCTTAAATCAACTTCCGAATGTGCGTGTGGCtgcattgagtgtgtgtgtgtcacgcgCTGCGCCGACAGCATTAATGAGAACAAAGTGGACGACCTTTGCAGCGACGGTGCAGGGAAAGCATTTGCAAAGTTGAGTGAGTGCGATGAAAGAGAAAGCAATGTGTGTAAGAACAGTGAGGAGAGCGTGTTGGTGGCTGAGAATGGTAAGATGAGTGCGAGTGAGAGCGAAAAGGGGAGTGTGTCTACCAGAGAGCAGGTGGTGTTGGTGGAGAAGGAGGGCTGCGCCACAGTGGTGATGTACCCAGAGCGACACACAGCTCACGTCTTCTTAGCCGATGGAACTGTCATCACTGGGGACAACCAAGGAGCCTATGAG GTGTTCCCATCAAGCATTGGGCTCTTGGAGATCCATAGTGATGGGAAGTGTGTGTACTCGTCCGACCCACTTGTAACCCCGAGCCCAAAGGGTAGAACTCCTGTAAATCAACTCGGAAGCTACATCATGagtcacacagacagagtgGCCTGTGATGTTACAGACCCCGATGGGAACCACTTCCAG GTAATGGAAGATGGGCGGTTATCAGTGTTAAACTTCAGCCCGGCTCCGAGCACAATGACACAGGATGAGGAGGAGCCAGAGGATgaggcagacagagaaatgGCCAGGCTTAATGCAAAACAGAGAGAGCATTTTCCCAG GCTGTTTCTGGTGCACAAGGATGGCTCAGGTACTGAACTCCTGAGCTCTCAAACCGTAGAGGAACTTCTCTACCAGGCGTACTCCGACCCTACCGTAGCACTGCTGAAGGAGCCGCTGCCAGACACACAAG atGAGTTTGGCATTACTATCTTAAAGCCCAGCCACCGGAGCGTGTGGTCCCAGTGGTTGCTAGAGAAACAGAACCCTGACATCACCCCTCCCAACCTCAGAAACCGCAGCTGGCATGACTTCCCGAGAACAGTGGTACAG ACAAAGACCCCTGGTCCTCCATTCGGTGCCGACATGGGACAAGGTTTGACTCTGAAAGAGAGGTCTGCTGGTTCTGCAGCACAGTGTCAGCCTGTCAGGAGCTGCCCTAAAGTCCTGGAGATGAGGGAACTGTACCAGCACCGACCATTTACTAAACTGCTCAGAAATAACATAGACACACGACTGAAG GAATACATAGAGAGTTTGATGGAGAGGGAGCAGCGATTGGAGGAGATGAAAGTAAAAGACCCTCgcactgaggaggagagagttcATGCCAGTGAACTGCTCAACCTGGTTGAG tcctttgcagaagaagaggatgcAGGTCACACTTTTGAAAAAAGGACTTCAG TGGACATAGTCAGTCTGTACAGCCAAGGAGTTGGAGCCCCAACTGAGCAGTCGGACGTTTCAGAGGAAACAGCCACAGTCAAGAGCGACAG tTTTGCAAGTGGAAAGGAGTCAAAATGGACTGAAAGACTCTCACTACACAG ACAGGAGATGTCTGAGGAGAAGGCTTACAGAGAGGCTCTGAGGAAGAAGAACGTTGTTCCTTTTTTCCATCCAGAAAATATCCCATTATACCAG AATCTGCTGCGAACACCAGACATGAGGAGTCTGTCCGTGGATCTCCCTCCGATCCCCAAGTCAGACAGTGCAGAGGCCTTCCTGAAAGATGCCCCTCGAGACAGCAGTGAGATATTACACT CTCCACGACCTTTAAACCCAACACCCTCCCAATCTGCAAG TCgtgcagcaggaagtgacagGAAGCGTAAAGTACGACCTACCAACCCTACGCCTCAGAGTGCTG GTGAAAGCAGTCTGAGGGGTTCACCTTGGCCATGTAGGTCAGTCCAGGTGGACGTGACTGGAAAGCCCAGGAGGACTAAAGTCAGAGTACCAACTTCTATCCTCAGCTCTAAACCCTGCAGTGTACCAAATCAACAG TTCCCATCAGTGGAAGAGCCCGTGAGGAGGAAGTGTCGACCTGTTTCCCTGACTGATCCAAATGTCACTGTGAGGGGATTCCAGCTCCTCCCATCCAGTGTTGACTTTGGtatgctgcaggagggtaccaCCGCAGCCATTACTGTGAGGATGACGAATGTTGGTGTCAACACCTGCAG GTTCCATGTGAAGCAGCCTCCTCCTGCTACAGACCTCCGGGTCCTCTACAATCCTTGGCCT GTGGATGCAGGTTCCCATGTTGAACTTAAGGTTCAGCTGTTTGCATTGAATGCAGTCCAAGCAGGAGCGGTAGAGCCAAAGAAGTACATCTCCCATGATATTATCATCCACACTGAGGTGGACATCCTCTACCTACCTGTCACTGCTA CCATCCTTCCTGAGAGGTCATATGTCAATTGGCTCAAGGACCACAAAAGTGACCACAGCAGGAAAGGCTCCAGGATCCATCAGACGTCCTCCAGCCTACCAGATGGACGACCCCAAAGATGA
- the LOC141003814 gene encoding DNA damage-inducible transcript 4-like protein has translation MVATSTLKTKSSECISELVDRRYDQACIEKELDFWDHCLAEPQRNADVTEDRTCQQLAKMFENCLSRAKKTTLHCSSVLVPEKLTRRIAREVLRLASGEPCGLRGCVLYVHLELEKGCKRLECIVYDATVVPTFELTLVFKQDGTAWPSLRDFLFMGTCFAPTFRHVLKLSPGFRLVKKKLYSSAAGTVIEEC, from the exons ATGGTTGCCACAAGCACATTAAAGACCAAAAGCAGCGAGTGCATCTCAGAATTGGTCGACCGAAGATATGACCAGGCTTGCATTGAGAAGG AACTGGATTTCTGGGATCACTGCTTGGCCGAGCCTCAGAGGAATGCAGATGTCACTGAGGACAGAACCTGTCAACAGCTGGCCAAGATGTTCGAAAACTGCCTGTCACGAGCCAAGAAGACGACGCTGCACTGCTCCTCTGTGCTGGTACCAGAGAAGCTAACGCGGAGAATCGCTCGTGAAGTCCTGCGCCTGGCATCCGGCGAGCCCTGTGGCCTGCGTGGCTGCGTCCTCTATGTCCACCTGGAGCTGGAGAAGGGCTGCAAGCGGCTGGAGTGCATCGTGTACGATGCCACCGTGGTGCCCACCTTTGAGCTGACTCTAGTGTTCAAGCAGGATGGCACCGCCTGGCCCAGCCTACGGGACTTCCTTTTTATGGGGACCTGCTTTGCCCCGACTTTCAGGCACGTACTCAAACTGAGTCCTGGTTTCCGGCTCGTCAAGAAAAAACTGTACTCCTCCGCGGCTGGTACTGTGATAGAGGAGTGCTGA